A stretch of DNA from Candidatus Bathyarchaeota archaeon:
CTTACTTTGATGATGATTTACACGCTTCTGAGGCAGTAACCACACTGTTTCAGAAAGGAACCATGGTAACAAAAATTCAGCGAGCCTTCAGCGTAGGCGCGTTTGGAATGAAAAAACAGCGCCGATTGGTTCCTACTCGTTGGAGCATAACTGCTGTTGATAGCATAATCTCAAAACAGATGATGGAAAAAATCAAAACATATCCAGAAATCAACGATTACCGTGTTTATGAATCCCGATATTTAGATAACATATTTGAAATTTTGATGATCCCTAGAGAATGGGGATACGAAGCCATGGAAGCATGGTATCCTGGCACGGCTTGGAACCAAACTAGTGAGAATGTTCTTTTGTTTTCAGACTGGGAAGGTTATGACGGACGAACAACTTACGCTAGTATTGGTGGCTGCTATTACGCGGCGCGCTTAGCGGTTGGAGAATTGCTTCTAAAAGAGCGAAGACAAGCAACTGTGTTTGTTTTACGAGAAGCCCATCCTGGATACATCATGCCTGTGGGGGTCTGGCAAGTCAGAGAAAACGTACGAAACGCAATGCAACAAAAACCGCAAAAATACAATACAATGAAAGAAGCGTTAGAACATATCGGTAGTAAGTTTGAGATTCCACTAAAGGATTGGATCGAAAAAAGTAATTTGTTGCAAAGGGCTTTGTTCCAAAAAAGAATAACAGATTACATGAAATTCTAGAGGCGTTGGCGTTCTCGGTTATTTACTAGGTTTATGAATTCTTCGATTTCCATTGCCGGTAAACTAACAATTTCTACGGTTCCCCGAGCCCCCAATTCTATAGAGATTCGGGTAATTACTTCGTTGTTTGGTGCTTCTACAATGTTCAAAAAATCGTAGGGGCCAAGCAAAGAATATTGTTTAATGACTTTAGCACCCCATGATTTGATTTCTCGGTTGACTTCTTGTATGCGTTTAGGTTTTTCTCGGATAGTTTTTCTTCCCTCGGACGTAAGCTTTGATAAAAGAATGTAAACAGCCAAATTGATTCCCAGATTAACAATAACAGCTTTGCAATTTTAAAGATTGTTAAAGAATCCGTTACCGAAGTAACCAAAAGCATAATTTCAAACAGTGTCTTAATATGAAAAATAGTTGAACGTTTAAAAAAATCAACGGATTTCTAAAGAGAATATTTTAATATAATGTATCGTTTAGGCTAATTTTATTCAGGTTTCGACTTGATATTTTTATAGAAGTTTTCACTATCAACTAAGTAAGTATTTGCAGTACTGAAATATCCCTTTAAAAGCGGACAGCACAAAATTCATTTCACTACAAAAGTAATTGGCGGTGGATTATTACGAAAAATAATAATGAAGTAAAAGTGGTAGCAAAAATATTGCGAGTGGCAGCTAACGGCACTAAAGAAGCAGAAATTATGGACCGGTGCAATTTAGATGAAATGTCTACTGAAAATTATTTGTCTGCATTGGCAGAACTAAGTTTTCTTACAGTAGACGACGACAATGAAATACGTTGCCAAACCACAAAAAAAGGATTGCAATTTCTTGACACTTACCACAAGCTTAGATGGTTACTGTATGGCAAAGAAAACGATTTGATGCTAATGCAGCTTCTTGACAAGATAAAACATAAAGAAGAATCACCATTCTATGTTAGCTGAAAACAACTAGAATTGCTTGTAATTATTCCAAGAGTTTCAACAAAGAATAATTTTGTTGTAAAACTAAATCATTAAAATCAAGGTGGATGAGAATCAGGTGGTAGAAAAAAGAAAAGAGTTTGATGTGGTCGCAGACATTTTACGGATCGCTGCTTTAGGTTCAAAAGAATCTGAAATCATTGTTGGATGTGAACTAGATCAGAGCAGTCTTGAAAAATATGTGCCAGCAATGATGCTAATGAAACTGATAACAGTAAACAAAGATAACGAAAATGTTTACAAAACCACCAACAAGGGATTGGAATTTTTACGTTTTTACCATGGACTTCGATGGCTCCTATGGGGTAAAGACATGGATTATATGTTAGCAGAAACCATGAAAAAATTGGAAAAGGACAAGAGCCCCTACTATGTTAGATAAAAAAATAACTGGAGTTATTCAAAGAAGTCTTCAAGTTTTTTGGTTGCTGATTTTTGTAAAGTATCTGCACATGTTTTAGGGTCTAAGGATTTGTACTCTAAACCTAACCTGGTTAATATTGTTTGAACGCCTTTTGCTAAACTAGGTGCAACAAGAATTCCCCGGAGTTCTCGATTTGTTATATTTTTGATGCAATCAACATACTTGGACAATTGAAGAGCAGCATCCCGCCCTGCTGTTTTACGTTTAAGTTCAACAACTACTAAGGTTCCGTTTTTGTCTAGACCGTAAACGTCAACAAATCCTGGGTCAACTTTTTTTTCGTATGATATTAGTTCAAAACCTTCTTCCAAAAGGGAAGGGTCTACTAGTATTGCTTTTTGCATGTCTGATTCACTAGCATGTAAAGAGAATTCTCCATGGTCAACCAGTTTCATGGCTGAAACCGAAAAAATTACATCAAAATGTACACTAAGAGATTCCAAAGGTTTGCGTCGAGTAGCTCTAATCCGTACAGCTTCATCTTTAGTACGAACCTGAAATGTGCATCCTGCAG
This window harbors:
- the nucS gene encoding endonuclease NucS, with the protein product MSKSSSVTILENPTIEQATEFIKNAVSEHKAVILVGKCWVNYKGRASSKLEPGERIVIIKEDGSVLVHRPNGYVPVNWQPAGCTFQVRTKDEAVRIRATRRKPLESLSVHFDVIFSVSAMKLVDHGEFSLHASESDMQKAILVDPSLLEEGFELISYEKKVDPGFVDVYGLDKNGTLVVVELKRKTAGRDAALQLSKYVDCIKNITNRELRGILVAPSLAKGVQTILTRLGLEYKSLDPKTCADTLQKSATKKLEDFFE
- a CDS encoding GYD domain-containing protein, which produces MAVYILLSKLTSEGRKTIREKPKRIQEVNREIKSWGAKVIKQYSLLGPYDFLNIVEAPNNEVITRISIELGARGTVEIVSLPAMEIEEFINLVNNRERQRL